Proteins encoded by one window of Candidatus Bathyarchaeota archaeon:
- the fhcD gene encoding formylmethanofuran--tetrahydromethanopterin N-formyltransferase, with protein MSANINTLEIQSYDEKQKLFLVKSPQGNIVQVQDTFAEMFLLWAGRVLITAQNEKWAQIAANLTTGFATSVIAASAEAAIERPVPADQTPDKRPGILIQIYNRDRFELKHQLMERIGQCTMTCPTTVAFNGLVGKRTLNVGSSLRYFGDGFQKKAMVGGRKCWKIPVMEGNFIVEDGFGAQEAVAGGNFMIFAKTQEAGLKAAEAAADAIRANAPDVIMPFPGGVCRAGSKAGSLKYKLKASTNHPYCPTLRTLVPDTVVPEGVESVYEIVMNGLSLDAVKNAIKQGVTAAIAVPGVVKISAGNYGGKLGPFKAYLRDAIGAPAPEATEAPPVKAKA; from the coding sequence AAAACTCTTCCTAGTCAAATCACCCCAAGGTAACATAGTACAAGTCCAAGACACCTTCGCCGAAATGTTCCTACTCTGGGCAGGAAGAGTTTTAATCACCGCACAAAACGAAAAATGGGCGCAAATCGCCGCAAACCTAACCACAGGCTTTGCAACAAGCGTAATCGCAGCCTCAGCAGAAGCAGCCATCGAACGTCCAGTTCCAGCAGACCAAACACCTGACAAACGACCAGGAATTCTCATTCAAATTTATAACCGAGACCGCTTCGAACTCAAACACCAACTTATGGAACGCATCGGCCAATGCACCATGACCTGCCCAACCACCGTAGCCTTCAACGGCTTAGTCGGCAAACGCACCCTAAACGTGGGTAGCAGTCTACGCTACTTCGGCGACGGCTTCCAAAAGAAAGCCATGGTCGGCGGAAGAAAATGCTGGAAAATCCCAGTCATGGAAGGCAACTTCATCGTTGAAGACGGCTTTGGCGCGCAAGAAGCTGTTGCAGGCGGCAACTTTATGATATTCGCAAAAACCCAAGAAGCAGGTCTCAAAGCAGCAGAAGCAGCAGCCGACGCAATCCGCGCCAACGCGCCGGACGTAATCATGCCTTTTCCAGGCGGAGTATGCCGAGCAGGAAGCAAAGCTGGCTCATTAAAATACAAACTTAAAGCTTCCACAAACCACCCTTACTGCCCCACACTACGCACTCTTGTGCCAGACACTGTGGTTCCAGAAGGTGTCGAGAGCGTTTATGAAATAGTTATGAACGGCTTGTCTTTGGATGCTGTCAAGAACGCTATTAAGCAAGGTGTAACTGCAGCCATAGCTGTTCCAGGTGTAGTCAAGATTTCCGCAGGCAACTACGGCGGCAAACTAGGTCCATTCAAGGCATACCTTCGAGATGCCATAGGCGCACCAGCACCAGAAGCAACCGAAGCCCCACCAGTCAAGGC